In Fundulus heteroclitus isolate FHET01 chromosome 8, MU-UCD_Fhet_4.1, whole genome shotgun sequence, a genomic segment contains:
- the htr1ab gene encoding 5-hydroxytryptamine receptor 1A-beta: MDGTNNTTTWPDFENSTEPRKVEEDEVKLSYQVFTSFLLGALILCAIFGNACVVAAIALERSLQNVANYLIGSLAVTDLMVSVLVLPMAALYQVLNRWTLGPVPCGIFISLDMVCCTSSILHLCAIALDRYWAITEPIEYMKKRTPRRAAVLISVTWLVGFSISVPPMLVMRSQPSSEAEEQPNQMECKIRQDPWYTIYSTFGAFYIPLTLMLVLYGRIFKAARFRIRRTVRKTEKKKVSDSCLALSPALFHKKPHGEAQAKSWKRSVEPRPLPSVNGAVKHAEDGESLEIIEVHSSSRGHLPLPNTPSSAPLFENRHEKATEAKRKIALARERKTVKTLGIIMGTFIFCWLPFFIVALVMPFCRDSCYMPGWLEAVINWLGYSNSLLNPIIYAYFNKDFQSAFKKIIKCHFCKN; this comes from the coding sequence ATGGATGGCACCAATAACACCACGACCTGGCCTGACTTTGAAAACTCAACAGAGCCCCGCAAAGTTGAGGAGGACGAGGTGAAGCTGAGTTACCAGGTGTTCACCTCCTTCCTGCTCGGCGCGCTCATCCTGTGCGCAATCTTCGGGAACGCCTGCGTGGTGGCGGCCATCGCGCTGGAGCGCTCCCTGCAGAATGTGGCCAACTACCTGATCGGCTCTCTGGCCGTTACCGACCTGATGGTGTCGGTGCTGGTGCTGCCCATGGCGGCTCTCTACCAGGTCCTGAACCGCTGGACGCTGGGGCCGGTACCGTGTGGCATCTTCATCTCCCTGGATATGGTGTGCTGCACCTCATCCATCCTGCACCTGTGCGCCATCGCGTTGGACAGATACTGGGCAATCACCGAGCCCATCGAGTACATGAAGAAGAGGACGCCGAGGAGAGCCGCGGTTCTCATCAGCGTCACCTGGCTGGTCGGCTTCTCCATCTCCGTGCCACCGATGCTTGTGATGCGCTCCCAGCCGAGCAGCGAGGCGGAGGAACAGCCCAACCAGATGGAGTGCAAGATCAGACAGGACCCCTGGTACACGATATACTCTACTTTCGGAGCGTTTTACATCCCGCTTACGCTGATGCTGGTTCTGTACGGGCGGATATTTAAAGCGGCGCGGTTTCGTATCAGAAGGACCGTGCGTAAAACCGAGAAAAAGAAGGTTTCCGACTCGTGCCTGGCGCTGTCCCCGGCGCTCTTCCACAAGAAGCCTCACGGAGAAGCGCAGGCGAAGAGCTGGAAGAGGAGCGTGGAGCCACGGCCGCTGCCCAGCGTCAACGGCGCCGTGAAGCACGCCGAGGACGGGGAGTCTCTGGAGATCATCGAGGTGCACAGCAGCTCCAGGGGCCACCTGCCCCTGCCCAACACCCCCAGCTCCGCGCCGCTGTTTGAGAACCGCCACGAAAAGGCAACAGAAGCCAAGCGCAAGATCGCGCTGGCGCGGGAGCGCAAGACGGTGAAGACCCTGGGCATCATCATGGGCACCTTCATATTCTGCTGGCTGCCCTTCTTCATCGTGGCCCTGGTGATGCCGTTCTGCCGGGACTCCTGCTACATGCCCGGCTGGCTGGAGGCCGTTATTAACTGGCTGGGTTACTCCAACTCCCTGCTGAACCCCATCATTTACGCGTACTTCAACAAAGACTTTCAGAGCGCCTTCAAGAAAATAATCAAGTGTCATTTCTGCAAAAACTGA
- the LOC105936593 gene encoding uncharacterized protein LOC105936593 produces the protein MHLSQAAAAPLSSIHRLVRDAAQPGQARAIVNPGRGMEKTLELQTPQPPRSCNSPGAAGKSCWSLDVRVAVLLVTLAGAVILLLLYKLLQLRHRLRLARARYALEYSGFYHSATYRLKQPTACQETPMKNGTIPEDTTPIQSITSTIISPPAPPPPTLPLPPTPVLPPPPVRRSPSLSSTPRVLSLPLPLPRIHTTPPSPHLSWGACSDADVYSRIGAFRPSRLSSLSSQSTVILFEHSAL, from the exons ATGCATCTTAGCCAAGCCGCCGCTGCTCCTCTCTCCAGCATTCACCGTCTTGTTCGGGACGCGGCTCAGCCCGGCCAGGCCAGAGCCATCGTAAATCCTGGCAGGGGAATGGAGAAGACTCTGGAACTGCAGACACCACAGCCTCCCAGGAGCTGCAATTCACCTGGAGCTGCTGGGAAGTCCTGCTGGAGCCTGGATGTGAGGGTGGCCGTGCTGCTGGTGACCCTGGCAGGAGCAGttatcctgctgctgctctacAAACTCTTGCAGCTGAGACACAG GCTCAGACTGGCAAGGGCGAGGTATGCTTTGGAATACAGCGGCTTCTACCACAGCGCCACCTACAGACTGAAACAACCCACCGCTTGCCAGGAAACACCGATGAAAAATGGGACAATCCCTGAAGATACGACTCCGATCCAAAGCATAACATCCACCATCATCAGCCCCCCCGCACCGCCTCCACCCACACTCCCACTCCCACCTACTCCTGTTCTGCCACCTCCACCTGTGCGCCGCTCACCTTCTCTCTCTTCCACTCCACGTGTCCTGTCGCTCCCTCTGCCTCTGCCTCGGATCCACACCACCCCACCCAGCCCCCACCTGTCCTGGGGAGCCTGCTCAGATGCAGATGTTTATTCCCGGATCGGTGCTTTCAGGCCCTCCAGGCTCTCCAGCCTCTCCAGCCAGTCTACGGTCATCCTTTTTGAACACTCTGCACTATAA